From the Pseudodesulfovibrio indicus genome, the window ATTCAAGAATTCCTGCACCATTATGCCCACCCATGGAAAAGAGTTTTCCGTTTACCGTGGTTTATTTTGTCCATGGGCATGGTATGAAAAGGCAAGTCCAAAGGCAACCCGCCCGTCTTCCAAGCGGGAAAACGCTGACCCCTCAAAGGAGAACGACATGACCATGCAATCCCTACTCGACGGCACCGCCACCTTTCTGGACCACCTCGGCCTGGGAGAAGCCCCCTTCGGCGTCCACTATTCCGATACCCTGCCGGAGAACGCCTACGGCCCGAAAAAAGGCGCGCCCATCTCGCGCGAGCTGGAGGATGCGCGGGCGCTGGACATGCAGGAAGTCATGAAGACCTTCTCCTGCGTCATGGGCAACGTCTGGCTGGCGCGGAAAAAGGGCGGCGCGGCGTACATCTCGTCCGAGGAGTACGGCTGCGTCGGCGGCGCGTACTACTGCTCCATGATGAAGCCCCACCTGCGCTTCATCGAGCACTACGTGTCCACCGGGTACGAGGGCACGCCCCTGCACGGCGAGCGGTACATGCCCGATCCCGACGCCATGCGCGCATTCATGGAAGAGGTGAACCCCCGCGAGGCCCCCGGCAAGTACTGCATCTTCAAGCCTCTCTCCCTGTTCACCGACGAGACCAAGCCGGAATTCGTCATCTTCTTCGCCCGGCCCGAGGTGCTGTCCGGCCTGTTCACCCAGGCGGTGTTCGCCACCGGGGACATGGATTGCGTGGTCTCCCCCTTCGGCGCGGGCTGCACCAATATGGTCAGCTGGCCCCTGTACTACAAGGGCAAGGGGCTGGAGAAGGCCGTCATCGGCGGCTTCGATCCCTCGGCCCGGAAGTTCATGAAGACCGACGAGCTGACCTTCACGGTCTCCCTGGACCTCTACGAAAAGATGCTGGCCGCCCTGCCGGAATCCATGTTCACCCACGAGACGGACTGGAAGGGAGTGCGCAAGAAGGTCGCGCGCAGCGCCAAGGCGTGGGGCGAGGCGGACTAGCCGGGATCAAGCCCCCTTCTTCCCGAACACGGTTCAAGCACCTTGCGCGGGCCGCCGGACGGTGTCAGGCGGCCCGCCTGCCGTCCGGGGGCGGATGAACAGTGCAATCGGTCATTGAAAAACCGGCCTGCATG encodes:
- a CDS encoding DUF169 domain-containing protein is translated as MTMQSLLDGTATFLDHLGLGEAPFGVHYSDTLPENAYGPKKGAPISRELEDARALDMQEVMKTFSCVMGNVWLARKKGGAAYISSEEYGCVGGAYYCSMMKPHLRFIEHYVSTGYEGTPLHGERYMPDPDAMRAFMEEVNPREAPGKYCIFKPLSLFTDETKPEFVIFFARPEVLSGLFTQAVFATGDMDCVVSPFGAGCTNMVSWPLYYKGKGLEKAVIGGFDPSARKFMKTDELTFTVSLDLYEKMLAALPESMFTHETDWKGVRKKVARSAKAWGEAD